A portion of the Acidisarcina polymorpha genome contains these proteins:
- a CDS encoding alpha/beta hydrolase, whose protein sequence is MQPLPQGLWENEFTLRSIREARMYEPGNWISRASPTPLMLIVAREDRLTVTDLALEAYERALESKRLVLLAGGHFAPYVEQFSAASAAATAWFDEHLMASDRNALLERAG, encoded by the coding sequence ATGCAGCCCCTACCACAAGGACTCTGGGAGAACGAATTTACTCTGCGATCCATACGAGAAGCCCGGATGTACGAGCCGGGAAACTGGATATCGCGTGCATCTCCCACTCCGCTGATGCTCATCGTGGCACGAGAAGACAGGCTGACCGTCACCGATCTGGCACTCGAAGCCTACGAGCGGGCCCTCGAGTCAAAGCGCCTCGTACTTCTGGCTGGAGGTCATTTTGCCCCATATGTCGAGCAGTTTTCAGCGGCCTCCGCAGCTGCTACTGCATGGTTCGACGAACACCTTATGGCGAGTGATCGAAACGCACTTCTAGAACGTGCTGGATGA
- a CDS encoding MBL fold metallo-hydrolase, with translation MEGHDLVIIDAGHTDTAVSTCLYVPSAGLLVGGDVVYNGIHVYLGETDLRTRRDWIETLDRIESLSPTAVVAGHKKPDNQDAPGIIAETRQYLRDFDELNRSTSTAHELYEAMLARHPDRANPGSLWEASNAVKKQP, from the coding sequence TTGGAAGGTCACGACTTAGTCATCATCGACGCCGGTCATACGGATACTGCGGTATCCACCTGCCTTTATGTACCATCCGCCGGGCTGCTCGTTGGTGGAGACGTTGTCTACAACGGCATTCACGTCTACCTGGGAGAGACCGATCTTCGTACTCGCCGGGATTGGATAGAAACGCTTGACCGAATCGAGAGCTTGAGCCCGACTGCAGTCGTGGCAGGGCACAAGAAGCCGGACAATCAAGACGCTCCGGGCATCATCGCCGAAACCCGGCAGTATCTTCGCGATTTCGACGAACTCAACAGATCGACCTCGACGGCCCATGAGCTCTACGAAGCGATGCTCGCGCGTCACCCAGACCGCGCCAATCCTGGCTCTCTCTGGGAAGCTTCAAATGCGGTGAAAAAGCAACCTTAG